One Fundidesulfovibrio magnetotacticus genomic window carries:
- a CDS encoding DUF465 domain-containing protein, producing MDSRDLELIAKVSETDAELRALYDEHLAYEKLIEKLESKSYLNATELMEVKELKKKKLAGKTRMEAILIKYRKAEAQ from the coding sequence ATGGACAGTCGCGATCTGGAACTCATCGCAAAGGTCAGCGAAACGGACGCGGAACTCAGGGCGCTCTACGATGAGCACCTCGCGTACGAGAAGCTGATCGAGAAGCTCGAAAGCAAGTCTTACCTCAACGCCACCGAGTTGATGGAAGTGAAGGAACTCAAGAAGAAGAAGCTCGCCGGCAAGACCAGGATGGAAGCCATCCTTATCAAATACCGCAAGGCGGAGGCGCAATAA
- a CDS encoding DUF167 domain-containing protein, protein MDAPLWAEHAKDGGWRLLVWVSPGAKKDEVTGTADGRLKLKLKAPAVDNKANEALLAYMARLLGTPRTALELSAGQTSRRKTLRLRPGIEPVWPAAENA, encoded by the coding sequence CGCTCTGGGCCGAACACGCCAAGGACGGCGGCTGGCGGCTGCTCGTCTGGGTGAGCCCCGGCGCGAAGAAAGACGAGGTGACCGGCACGGCCGACGGCCGCCTGAAGCTCAAGCTCAAGGCCCCGGCCGTGGACAACAAGGCCAACGAGGCCCTCCTGGCCTACATGGCCAGGCTCCTGGGCACGCCCAGGACGGCTCTGGAACTCTCGGCGGGCCAGACCTCGCGGCGCAAGACCCTGCGGCTGCGGCCCGGGATCGAGCCGGTCTGGCCGGCCGCTGAAAACGCTTAG
- the ilvB gene encoding biosynthetic-type acetolactate synthase large subunit: protein MELTGAQILLESLGREGVDVLFGFPGGAVIDIYHQLPNYPNLKHILVRHEQGAIHMADGYARATGKVGVCLVTSGPGATNTVTGIATAYMDSIPVVIITGQVPTPLIGNDAFQEVDIVGITRPCTKHNYLVKDLSQLAKTIKEAFYLARSGRPGPVLIDLPKDVQQQRCAFKYPPGEVSMRSYNPHREPNAKQVRKVAQLLAKAKRPVLYAGGGVVSAGASEELTRLARAHDLPVTATLMGLGCFPGDDPLWLGMLGMHGTYAANHSIAGSDLILAVGARFDDRVTGKLSEFACKAKMVHIDIDPTSIQKNVRVDVPIVADCRLFLQALNAEAETLAKEPGGWTPKDKWIEQTAAWKAEHPLQYKPAAESGFIKPQAVVEAIHRITSGDCIVATEVGQNQMWAAQFFNYRKPRTLLTSGGLGTMGYGFPAAIGAQAAFPDKLVIDVAGDGSIQMCIQELATAMCYKLPVKIVILNNGYLGMVRQWQELFYEKNYCNTCMDVAPDFVKLAEAYGAAGFRVTEAKDLEETLRKAFATPLPCIVDVVVDPEENVYPMVPAGKSLTEMILV from the coding sequence ATGGAACTGACCGGGGCCCAAATCCTCCTGGAATCCCTCGGGAGGGAGGGTGTTGACGTTCTCTTCGGCTTCCCGGGCGGAGCGGTGATCGACATCTATCACCAGCTCCCCAACTACCCGAACCTGAAGCACATTCTCGTCCGGCACGAGCAAGGGGCCATCCACATGGCCGACGGCTACGCCCGGGCGACAGGCAAGGTAGGGGTATGCCTCGTGACGTCGGGCCCCGGCGCCACCAACACCGTCACCGGCATCGCCACGGCCTACATGGACTCCATCCCCGTGGTGATCATCACCGGTCAGGTTCCCACGCCGCTCATCGGCAACGACGCGTTCCAGGAAGTGGACATCGTGGGCATCACGCGGCCCTGCACCAAGCACAACTACCTGGTGAAGGACCTCTCCCAGCTGGCCAAGACCATCAAGGAGGCCTTCTACCTGGCCCGGTCCGGCAGGCCAGGCCCCGTACTCATCGACCTGCCCAAGGACGTGCAGCAGCAGCGCTGCGCCTTCAAGTATCCGCCCGGCGAAGTCTCCATGCGCAGCTACAACCCCCACCGCGAGCCCAACGCCAAGCAGGTGCGCAAGGTGGCCCAGCTGCTGGCCAAGGCCAAGCGCCCCGTGCTCTACGCGGGCGGCGGCGTGGTCAGCGCCGGGGCCTCGGAGGAGCTCACGAGGCTCGCTCGCGCCCACGACCTGCCCGTTACGGCAACGCTCATGGGCCTGGGCTGTTTCCCCGGGGACGACCCCCTCTGGCTCGGCATGCTCGGCATGCACGGCACGTACGCGGCCAACCACTCCATCGCCGGGTCCGACCTGATCCTGGCCGTGGGCGCGCGCTTCGACGACCGCGTCACGGGCAAGCTCTCCGAGTTCGCCTGCAAGGCCAAGATGGTGCACATCGACATCGACCCCACATCCATCCAGAAGAACGTGCGCGTGGACGTGCCCATCGTGGCCGATTGCCGCCTCTTCCTGCAGGCCCTCAACGCCGAGGCGGAAACCCTGGCCAAGGAGCCCGGCGGCTGGACGCCCAAGGACAAGTGGATCGAACAGACCGCCGCCTGGAAAGCCGAACACCCCTTGCAGTACAAGCCCGCGGCCGAGAGCGGCTTCATCAAGCCCCAGGCCGTGGTGGAGGCCATCCACCGCATCACCTCGGGCGACTGCATCGTGGCCACCGAGGTGGGCCAGAACCAGATGTGGGCCGCCCAGTTCTTCAACTACCGCAAGCCCCGCACCCTGCTCACCTCCGGGGGGCTGGGCACCATGGGCTACGGTTTCCCGGCCGCCATCGGCGCGCAGGCGGCCTTCCCGGACAAGCTCGTCATCGACGTGGCGGGCGACGGCTCCATCCAGATGTGCATCCAGGAGCTGGCCACCGCCATGTGCTACAAGCTGCCGGTGAAGATCGTCATCCTCAACAACGGCTACCTGGGCATGGTGCGCCAGTGGCAGGAACTCTTCTACGAGAAGAACTACTGCAACACCTGCATGGACGTGGCCCCGGACTTCGTGAAGCTCGCCGAGGCCTACGGCGCGGCGGGGTTCCGCGTCACCGAGGCCAAGGACCTGGAAGAGACGCTGCGCAAGGCCTTCGCCACCCCGCTGCCCTGCATCGTGGACGTGGTGGTGGACCCCGAGGAGAACGTCTATCCCATGGTCCCCGCCGGCAAGTCCCTCACCGAAATGATCCTGGTCTAG
- the ilvN gene encoding acetolactate synthase small subunit, whose product MRHILSVLVENEPGVLSRVSGLFSGRGFNIETLNVAPTLEAGVSIMTITTFGDDQIIEQIIKQLRKLVTVIKVVDLTEVKNVEREMMLLKVSAEEGKRAEILRIVDVFRCKVVDVGFDEMTIEITGTQDKLTALVNLMQRFGIKETARTGAVAMKRSMQQ is encoded by the coding sequence ATGCGCCATATCCTTTCCGTTCTCGTGGAGAACGAGCCCGGCGTCCTCTCGCGGGTGTCCGGCCTCTTCTCGGGCAGGGGCTTCAACATCGAGACCCTCAACGTGGCCCCCACCCTGGAGGCCGGGGTCTCCATCATGACCATCACCACCTTCGGCGACGACCAGATCATCGAGCAGATCATCAAGCAGCTGCGCAAGCTCGTCACCGTGATCAAGGTCGTGGATCTGACCGAGGTGAAGAACGTCGAGCGCGAGATGATGCTCCTCAAGGTCTCGGCCGAGGAGGGCAAGCGCGCGGAAATCCTGCGCATCGTGGACGTGTTCCGCTGCAAGGTGGTGGACGTGGGCTTCGACGAGATGACCATCGAGATCACCGGCACGCAGGACAAGCTTACCGCCCTGGTGAACCTCATGCAGCGCTTCGGCATCAAGGAGACGGCCCGCACCGGGGCCGTGGCCATGAAGCGGAGCATGCAGCAGTAG